A region of Subtercola boreus DNA encodes the following proteins:
- a CDS encoding TetR family transcriptional regulator, with amino-acid sequence MSIDQARSARGLGTGPRLGSRASREAILLAARARFAKDGFSGSTIRGIAGDAGVDASLVMQYFGSKNELFAAVIASGPNTMSRIAEAFDGPQGALGERVTRAFLEVWDGDPEESEPLQALLRASIGSEQATIQLRDLIQGRVLVDLGPRLQHDADMKTRIEIASSMLVGVVVGRRLVGLDALVGQDRDSLVGYIAPAIQAILTAESHSA; translated from the coding sequence ATGTCGATTGATCAGGCTCGTTCTGCCAGAGGTCTCGGTACGGGGCCTCGATTGGGTTCGCGTGCATCCCGCGAAGCCATCCTCCTCGCGGCTCGTGCCCGCTTTGCGAAAGACGGCTTTTCAGGTTCGACGATCAGGGGTATCGCAGGTGACGCGGGGGTCGATGCCTCCCTGGTGATGCAGTACTTCGGCTCGAAGAACGAACTTTTCGCCGCCGTCATCGCGTCCGGACCCAACACCATGTCTCGGATTGCCGAAGCGTTCGATGGTCCCCAGGGCGCTCTGGGTGAGCGGGTCACACGTGCCTTCCTCGAGGTGTGGGACGGGGATCCAGAAGAGTCCGAGCCGCTGCAGGCCCTCCTCCGCGCGTCTATCGGAAGCGAACAGGCGACCATTCAGCTCCGGGACCTCATTCAGGGGAGAGTGCTCGTCGACCTCGGCCCGCGGCTGCAGCACGACGCCGATATGAAAACCCGGATCGAGATCGCATCCTCGATGCTCGTCGGCGTCGTCGTGGGGCGACGGTTGGTAGGTTTGGACGCACTCGTCGGGCAGGACCGGGACTCGCTGGTGGGCTACATCGCCCCCGCAATCCAGGCCATTCTCACGGCTGAATCCCACAGCGCCTAG